From Penicillium psychrofluorescens genome assembly, chromosome: 6, one genomic window encodes:
- a CDS encoding uncharacterized protein (ID:PFLUO_009396-T1.cds;~source:funannotate) translates to MSSNSIKLLTGNSHPELAHLVSDRLGIELTKIMVLQYSNQETSVTIGESVRDEDVFILQSTRPNDINDGLMELLIMINACKTASARRITAVIPNFPYARQDKKDKSRAPITAKLMANMLQTAGCNHVITMDLHASQIQGFFNVPVDNLYAEPSMLKWIRENLDVSNCVIVSPDAGGAKRATGIADRLDLQFALIHKERARPNEVSRMVLVGNVKDKVAIIVDDMADTCGTLVKAADTVMQHGAKEVNAIVVHGILSGKAIENLNGSRLNRLVVTNTVPHEEKKEACDKIETIDISPTLAEACRRTHNGESVSFLFSHAVA, encoded by the exons ATGTCGTCCAACTCGATCAAGCTCTTGACTGGCAACAGTCACCCCGAGCTAGCTCATCTCGTGTCTGACCG ACTCGGCATCGAGTTGACCAAGATCATGGTCCTGCAATATTCTAACCAAGAGACGAGTGTGACTATTGGCGAGAGTGTGCGAGACGAAGATG TCTTCATTCTGCAATCCACACGGCCCAACGATATCAACGACGGTCTCATGGAGCTGCTTATCATGATCAACGCCTGCAAGACGGCCTCGGCCCGCCGTATCACCGCTGTCATCCCCAACTTCCCCTACGCGCGCCAGGACAAGAAGGATAAGAGCCGAGCGCCAATCACGGCGAAGCTTATGGCCAACATGCTCCAAACCGCCGGGTGCAACCATGTCATTACCATGGACCTCCACGCCAGCCAGATCCAGGGCTTCTTCAATGTCCCAGTCGACAACCTATACGCCGAACCCAGCATGTTGAAGTGGATTCGGGAAAACCTGGACGTGAGCAACTGCGTCATCGTCAGTCCGGATGCCGGCGGTGCGAAGCG GGCCACCGGGATTGCCGACCGCCTCGATCTGCAATTCGCCCTGATCCACAAGGAGCGCGCGCGTCCGAATGAGGTCTCGCGCATGGTCCTGGTTGGCAACGTGAAGGACAAGgttgccatcatcgtcgacgaTATGGCCGACACCTGCGGCACGctggtcaaggccgccgaCACGGTAATGCAGCATGGTGCCAAGGAAGTCAACGCCATCGTCGTCCACGGCATTCTGTCCggcaaggccatcgagaaTCTGAACGGCAGCCGCCTCAACCGCCTGGTCGTCACCAACACCGTTCCGcacgaggagaagaaggaagctTGCGACAAGATCGAGACTATTGATATCAGCCCCACGCTGGCGGAGGCTTGCCGGCGGACGCATAATGGCGAGTCGGTCAGTTTCTTGTTCTCGCATGCTGTTGCGTAA